A section of the Streptomyces sp. Je 1-369 genome encodes:
- a CDS encoding class I SAM-dependent methyltransferase, translating to MTTTSTKLKHGDFTDLAKDYSKYREGYATSVRDALIGLVGRPAAELDAVDVGAGTGLWTRIVADGGFRSVTAVEPNDNMRAEGISDSEGYSITWRKGQGEQTGLADGSADLISMASSFHWVDFEVGTAEFCRVLRPGGWFVALYNPRLIEVNPVLVDIENELKRLMGERKRITSAHPQMIKELSDKFNASPRFDDVVVLEGRHSVEQSIDHYIGLWQSVNDVRVQLGVDKFEQFLDYIRERLADAQKLEVTYLTRAVAARAKK from the coding sequence ATGACGACGACTTCGACCAAGCTCAAGCACGGAGACTTCACCGACCTGGCGAAGGACTACTCGAAGTACCGCGAGGGTTACGCGACCTCGGTGCGGGACGCGCTGATCGGCCTGGTGGGCCGCCCGGCCGCCGAGCTCGACGCCGTCGACGTCGGCGCCGGCACGGGCCTGTGGACCCGCATCGTGGCGGACGGCGGATTCCGCTCGGTCACCGCGGTCGAGCCGAACGACAACATGCGCGCCGAGGGCATCTCGGACTCCGAGGGCTACTCGATCACCTGGCGCAAGGGCCAGGGCGAGCAGACCGGACTCGCCGACGGGTCGGCCGACCTCATCAGCATGGCGTCGTCCTTCCACTGGGTCGACTTCGAGGTGGGCACCGCCGAGTTCTGCCGTGTCCTGCGTCCCGGCGGCTGGTTCGTCGCGCTCTACAACCCGCGGCTGATCGAGGTCAACCCGGTGCTCGTGGACATCGAGAACGAGCTCAAGCGCCTGATGGGCGAGCGCAAGCGGATCACCTCCGCCCACCCGCAGATGATCAAGGAGCTGTCGGACAAGTTCAACGCCAGCCCGCGCTTCGACGACGTCGTCGTGCTGGAGGGCAGGCACTCCGTCGAGCAGAGCATCGACCACTACATCGGCCTGTGGCAGTCGGTGAACGACGTGCGGGTGCAGCTCGGCGTCGACAAGTTCGAGCAGTTCCTCGACTACATCCGCGAGCGCCTCGCCGACGCGCAGAAGCTTGAGGTCACCTACCTGACCAGGGCGGTCGCGGCGCGCGCCAAGAAGTGA
- a CDS encoding SDR family NAD(P)-dependent oxidoreductase yields the protein MRDEALPGLAGRVALVTGASGGVGAGIAWRFAQAGAAVVVHYRRGGERAEELVGRIVAAGGDAVAVTADLTREEECHRLVEEAHSWRGRLDALVNNAGIQPLQALDGMSAADWRELSEANVTSAFCCTQAAAGIMVGQDGGGTVTQIASIEGSRPAPGHAHYSASKAALIMFARSAALEYGPHGIRVNSVSPGLIDRPGLAEDWPDGVERWGRAAPLGRLGRPEDIGSACVFLASDAASWITGTDLVVDGGVGARPTW from the coding sequence ATGCGGGATGAGGCGCTGCCCGGGCTGGCGGGACGGGTCGCTCTGGTGACCGGCGCCAGCGGGGGTGTCGGGGCCGGGATCGCCTGGCGGTTCGCGCAGGCGGGGGCCGCGGTCGTCGTCCATTACCGGCGGGGCGGCGAGCGGGCCGAGGAACTGGTCGGGCGGATCGTGGCGGCGGGCGGTGACGCCGTCGCCGTGACCGCGGACCTGACCCGGGAGGAGGAGTGCCACCGCCTCGTCGAGGAGGCGCACTCCTGGCGGGGGCGGCTCGACGCGCTGGTCAACAACGCCGGGATCCAGCCCCTTCAGGCGCTCGACGGGATGTCGGCGGCGGACTGGCGGGAGCTGTCCGAGGCGAACGTGACGAGTGCGTTCTGCTGCACGCAGGCGGCCGCCGGGATCATGGTGGGCCAGGACGGCGGCGGTACGGTCACGCAGATCGCGTCCATCGAGGGCTCGCGCCCCGCGCCCGGCCACGCGCACTACAGCGCGTCCAAGGCGGCCCTGATCATGTTCGCCCGCTCCGCAGCCCTGGAGTACGGTCCGCACGGCATCCGCGTCAACAGCGTCTCGCCCGGCCTCATCGACCGTCCTGGGCTCGCCGAGGACTGGCCCGACGGCGTGGAACGGTGGGGCAGGGCGGCACCGCTCGGGCGGCTCGGGCGGCCCGAGGACATCGGCAGCGCGTGCGTGTTCCTCGCCTCGGACGCGGCGTCCTGGATCACGGGGACGGACCTGGTGGTGGACGGCGGGGTGGGGGCGCGGCCCACCTGGTAG
- a CDS encoding adenylyl-sulfate kinase: MGTTGVGGADSGGAVIWVTGLAEAGKTTVARELVRQLLQRGRQPILLDGNEVRTALGMMTSGFDRESRIKTSMTYARLSQLLAEQGHLVVVATISLFHEVQRHNRENQPDYFEVLLDVPVAELKRRDSKGIYSENDDKDVVGIGQSAEFPTDPDLVVTNYGDVDPKAAATMIRLAHEQRLPSAVA; this comes from the coding sequence ATGGGAACCACGGGAGTTGGAGGCGCCGATTCCGGCGGGGCGGTCATCTGGGTGACCGGGCTTGCCGAGGCCGGCAAGACGACGGTCGCCCGCGAACTGGTCCGCCAACTGCTCCAGCGCGGTCGGCAGCCGATTCTGCTCGACGGCAACGAGGTGCGGACCGCGTTGGGCATGATGACCTCCGGATTCGACCGTGAAAGCCGGATAAAGACATCCATGACCTACGCGCGACTGTCCCAACTGCTCGCGGAACAGGGACATCTCGTGGTCGTCGCGACCATCTCGCTCTTCCACGAGGTGCAGCGGCACAACCGGGAGAACCAGCCCGACTACTTCGAGGTGCTGCTCGACGTGCCCGTCGCGGAACTCAAGCGACGGGACAGCAAGGGCATCTACAGCGAGAACGACGACAAGGACGTGGTCGGAATCGGGCAGTCCGCCGAGTTCCCGACCGATCCCGATCTCGTGGTCACCAACTACGGGGATGTCGATCCGAAGGCCGCGGCCACCATGATTCGACTCGCGCACGAGCAGCGTTTGCCGTCCGCCGTGGCATGA
- a CDS encoding sulfotransferase domain-containing protein, which translates to MTEDSARELRPDELARRSARLLGEHDIVVAGDPGSGQALVANIVFELGFDYLDPYVEPPQEADGVSQSVEDRLDYYRQRLAATSEKSQAALDRAASGAVAKRFIKTHFYPEVFAESSVNTAILVVRDPRDTIYSSYKWFSSFGGSWIPDAADMIGKLTYPDFLDRVRLGDGEPSIPGWARFYRSWLEAAPDFSKFAVVRFEDLKSHPVGAITAMLAALGLAVPPEVVEQAAERSSFKAMRAREDAASAGEGDTTKNARIMRRGQVGEWREWIGEGDLRERFAHPGLVDMAARFGYDATPTR; encoded by the coding sequence ATGACCGAGGACTCCGCCCGGGAACTGCGTCCGGACGAACTGGCCCGGCGCAGTGCGCGACTGCTGGGCGAGCACGACATCGTCGTGGCAGGTGACCCGGGCTCCGGGCAGGCGCTCGTGGCCAACATCGTGTTCGAGCTCGGCTTCGACTACCTCGACCCGTACGTCGAGCCGCCCCAAGAGGCCGACGGTGTGTCGCAGTCGGTGGAGGACCGTCTCGACTACTACCGGCAGCGTCTTGCGGCCACGTCCGAGAAGAGCCAGGCGGCTCTGGACAGGGCGGCGAGCGGGGCCGTCGCCAAGAGGTTCATCAAGACGCACTTCTACCCGGAGGTGTTCGCGGAGTCCTCGGTGAACACCGCGATCCTGGTGGTGCGGGACCCGCGCGACACCATCTACTCGTCGTACAAGTGGTTCTCCTCCTTCGGCGGCTCCTGGATACCGGACGCCGCGGACATGATCGGGAAGCTCACCTACCCCGACTTCCTCGACCGCGTCAGGCTCGGGGACGGGGAGCCCTCGATCCCGGGCTGGGCCCGCTTCTACCGGAGCTGGCTCGAAGCGGCGCCGGACTTCTCGAAGTTCGCCGTCGTACGGTTCGAGGACCTGAAGTCCCACCCCGTGGGCGCCATCACCGCCATGCTCGCGGCCCTGGGGCTCGCGGTGCCGCCCGAGGTGGTCGAGCAGGCGGCCGAGCGCAGCTCCTTCAAGGCGATGCGGGCCCGTGAGGACGCGGCGTCCGCGGGTGAGGGCGACACCACCAAGAACGCGCGCATCATGCGGCGCGGTCAGGTGGGGGAGTGGCGCGAGTGGATCGGGGAGGGCGACCTGCGGGAACGCTTCGCCCACCCGGGTCTGGTCGATATGGCGGCGCGCTTCGGGTACGACGCGACGCCGACGCGGTAG
- a CDS encoding LysR family transcriptional regulator: MEIRQLEYFVAVVEDGNFTRAAARVHVTQPGVSAQIRRLERELGYELLDRSGRTVRPTAVGEALLPYAKAALAAIRNARLAVDQVAGLLRGQVNVGMVTVVASLDVPGMLAEFQAEHPTVEVALRQGSTDDLVDALKDGELDMAFLGMAVEPPAFLRTEVILTDPLVAVLRSDDEYAERDSLLLKELAPRQLLSLPSDSGTRRQLDSSLATAGIDAPIAFAASDPQVLVDMAARGFGVAILPRGAVRSAGEDLRLIPFRDPDMHGRLYLAWPDDRTIDPAAQAVIQHALHRIQERNAPAETGP; this comes from the coding sequence ATGGAGATACGCCAACTCGAGTACTTCGTCGCTGTCGTCGAGGACGGCAACTTCACCAGAGCGGCGGCCAGGGTCCATGTGACACAACCGGGCGTGAGCGCACAGATCCGCCGACTCGAACGGGAACTGGGGTACGAACTGCTCGACCGGTCCGGACGCACGGTCCGCCCCACCGCCGTCGGCGAGGCCCTGCTGCCCTACGCCAAGGCCGCGCTGGCCGCGATCCGCAACGCCAGACTCGCGGTCGACCAGGTGGCGGGGCTGCTGCGGGGGCAGGTGAACGTGGGCATGGTGACGGTGGTGGCGTCGCTCGACGTGCCCGGCATGCTCGCGGAGTTCCAGGCGGAGCATCCCACCGTGGAGGTGGCGCTGCGCCAGGGCAGCACCGACGACCTCGTCGACGCGCTGAAGGACGGCGAACTCGACATGGCCTTCCTCGGCATGGCCGTCGAGCCCCCGGCCTTCCTGCGCACGGAGGTCATCCTCACCGACCCGCTCGTCGCGGTGCTGCGCTCGGACGACGAGTACGCCGAGCGGGATTCCCTGCTGCTCAAGGAGTTGGCGCCCCGTCAGCTGCTCTCGCTGCCGAGCGACAGCGGCACCCGGCGCCAGCTCGACAGCTCCCTCGCCACGGCGGGCATCGACGCACCCATCGCCTTCGCGGCCAGCGATCCGCAGGTCCTGGTGGACATGGCCGCCCGCGGTTTCGGCGTGGCGATCCTGCCGCGCGGGGCGGTCAGATCAGCGGGCGAGGATCTGCGACTGATCCCGTTCCGCGACCCGGACATGCACGGGCGGCTATATCTGGCGTGGCCCGACGACCGGACGATCGATCCCGCGGCGCAGGCGGTCATCCAGCACGCGCTCCACCGCATTCAGGAACGTAACGCCCCTGCCGAAACCGGACCCTGA
- a CDS encoding cupin domain-containing protein — MAETVETAEEVAARHGLRPLPVEGGLFRRTWVGPPDADGRPAGSAIVVLLTTAPGDFSALHRLPTDEVWHFYEGDALELLLLAPDGTDRIAVLGPGGDVQFVVPAGTWMGARVPADGGRHGWALFGTTMAPGFVPEDYEGGDPEELSARYPGRAGLIRELCRAGEPLRMKAGDEDGG; from the coding sequence ATGGCCGAGACAGTCGAAACAGCAGAAGAGGTGGCCGCGCGGCACGGGCTGCGCCCGCTGCCGGTGGAGGGCGGACTCTTCCGGCGGACCTGGGTGGGGCCGCCGGACGCGGACGGGCGCCCCGCGGGTTCGGCGATCGTCGTCCTCCTGACCACCGCCCCCGGCGATTTCTCCGCCCTGCACCGGCTCCCCACCGACGAGGTCTGGCACTTCTATGAGGGCGACGCCCTGGAACTGCTGCTCCTCGCCCCGGACGGCACCGACCGCATCGCCGTCCTCGGCCCCGGCGGCGACGTGCAGTTCGTCGTCCCCGCAGGCACGTGGATGGGCGCGCGCGTCCCCGCCGACGGCGGGCGGCACGGCTGGGCGCTCTTCGGGACGACGATGGCGCCCGGTTTCGTCCCCGAGGACTACGAGGGCGGGGACCCGGAGGAGTTGAGCGCACGGTATCCGGGGCGGGCCGGACTCATCCGGGAGTTGTGCCGGGCGGGGGAGCCGTTGCGGATGAAGGCGGGGGACGAGGATGGGGGATGA